One Pseudomonas fluorescens genomic region harbors:
- the moaD gene encoding molybdopterin converting factor subunit 1: MKLTVRFFARYREALGVDSVKVEGDFATVDDVRALLAQRDGAEVLSEQNLMCARNEDLCQLDEPVADGDEVAFFPTVTGG; this comes from the coding sequence ATGAAACTGACTGTAAGATTTTTTGCCCGTTACCGCGAGGCACTGGGCGTGGACTCGGTGAAGGTTGAAGGTGATTTCGCGACTGTCGACGACGTGCGAGCACTGCTTGCGCAACGAGATGGCGCCGAGGTGTTGAGCGAGCAGAACCTGATGTGCGCACGCAACGAAGATCTCTGCCAACTCGATGAGCCTGTCGCCGACGGCGATGAAGTGGCGTTTTTCCCCACTGTGACCGGAGGCTGA
- the yaaA gene encoding peroxide stress protein YaaA: MLMVISPAKTLDYETPPATQRFTQPQYLDHSQELIQQLRELSPAQISELMHVSDKIGGLNAARFGSWTPAFTPENAKQALLAFKGDVYTGLDAQSFSEAEFDYAQKHLRMLSGLYGLLRPLDLMQPYRLEMGTKLANARGKDLYAFWGTRISEWLNEALAEQGDDVLLNLASNEYFSAVKRSALNARIINTEFKDQKNGQYKIISFYAKKARGLMSRFVIQERINDPAQLKQFDEQGYRYSAEHSKPDNLVFLRDHAPE; this comes from the coding sequence ATGCTGATGGTGATTTCCCCCGCCAAGACCCTCGATTACGAAACACCGCCGGCGACCCAGCGCTTCACTCAGCCGCAATACCTCGACCATTCCCAGGAATTGATCCAGCAGTTGCGCGAACTGAGCCCGGCGCAGATCAGCGAGTTGATGCACGTATCCGACAAGATCGGCGGTCTTAATGCCGCGCGTTTCGGCAGCTGGACGCCGGCATTCACACCGGAAAACGCCAAGCAGGCGCTGCTCGCGTTCAAAGGCGATGTTTACACCGGTCTGGATGCGCAATCGTTCAGCGAAGCTGAATTCGATTACGCGCAAAAGCACCTGCGCATGCTTTCCGGCCTTTATGGCTTGCTGCGCCCGCTGGACCTGATGCAGCCTTATCGCCTGGAAATGGGCACCAAACTGGCCAATGCCCGGGGCAAGGATCTGTACGCATTCTGGGGCACACGAATCAGCGAGTGGCTGAATGAAGCACTGGCCGAACAGGGCGATGACGTGCTGCTCAATCTCGCTTCGAACGAATACTTTTCGGCCGTCAAGCGCAGCGCCCTGAACGCGCGGATCATCAATACCGAGTTCAAGGATCAGAAGAACGGCCAGTACAAAATCATCAGTTTCTACGCGAAGAAAGCGCGCGGTCTGATGAGCCGTTTCGTGATTCAGGAACGTATCAACGATCCAGCACAGCTCAAGCAATTCGACGAGCAGGGTTACCGCTACAGCGCCGAGCATTCCAAACCGGACAATCTGGTGTTTTTGCGCGACCACGCCCCCGAATAA
- a CDS encoding NAD(P)/FAD-dependent oxidoreductase produces MSHADFIIIGGGIAGASTGFWLAPHAKVIVLERESHPAYHSTGRSAALFTAAYGTPQVRALTQASREFFDHPPAGFCEHPLLTPRGEMTVDFIGDSAELNNQYLSAKATVPQMQMLSADEACARLPILRREKVHGAIYDPSASDIDTDALHQGYLRGIRRNNGEVHTDCEVLGLSRDAEGLWQVKTNGQTFSAPVIINAAGAWADKIGTMAGATALGLQPKRRAAFIFAGPEGIDIHHWPMLVSLDESFYMKPDAGMFLGSPANADPVEPHDVQPEELDIAMGIYQIEEATTLTIRRPTRTWAGLRSFVADGDLLSGFDPQVPGLFWVAAQGGYGIQTSPAMGQASAALVRGQPLPEQLQQFGLDSAMLSPARLR; encoded by the coding sequence ATGAGCCACGCAGATTTCATCATCATCGGCGGCGGAATTGCCGGCGCTTCTACCGGGTTCTGGCTGGCGCCCCACGCCAAAGTGATCGTGCTCGAGCGGGAATCGCACCCGGCCTATCACTCCACCGGCCGTTCCGCCGCGCTGTTCACCGCAGCTTACGGCACCCCGCAAGTGCGCGCACTGACCCAGGCCAGCCGCGAGTTTTTCGACCACCCACCGGCCGGTTTCTGTGAGCACCCATTGCTGACGCCACGCGGCGAAATGACCGTGGATTTCATCGGTGACTCCGCCGAATTGAACAATCAATACCTTAGTGCCAAGGCCACGGTACCGCAGATGCAAATGCTCAGCGCCGACGAAGCCTGCGCGCGCCTGCCGATTCTGCGCCGGGAAAAAGTCCACGGTGCAATCTACGATCCAAGCGCCAGCGATATCGATACCGACGCTCTGCATCAGGGTTATCTGCGTGGCATCCGCCGCAACAATGGTGAAGTACACACCGACTGCGAAGTGTTGGGCCTGAGCCGCGACGCCGAAGGATTGTGGCAAGTTAAAACCAATGGCCAGACGTTCAGCGCGCCGGTGATCATCAACGCCGCCGGCGCCTGGGCCGACAAGATCGGCACGATGGCCGGCGCAACTGCGCTGGGCCTGCAACCGAAACGCCGCGCCGCCTTCATCTTCGCCGGCCCCGAAGGCATCGACATTCATCACTGGCCGATGCTGGTCAGTCTCGACGAATCGTTCTATATGAAGCCCGATGCCGGGATGTTTCTCGGCTCCCCAGCCAATGCCGATCCGGTCGAACCGCACGATGTGCAGCCGGAAGAACTCGACATCGCCATGGGCATCTACCAGATCGAAGAAGCCACGACCCTGACCATCCGCCGCCCGACCCGCACCTGGGCTGGTTTACGCAGCTTCGTCGCAGACGGCGATTTGCTCAGCGGTTTCGATCCGCAGGTGCCGGGATTATTTTGGGTTGCGGCGCAAGGTGGCTACGGCATTCAGACGTCGCCGGCGATGGGCCAGGCCAGTGCGGCGTTAGTGCGAGGTCAGCCACTGCCCGAACAGCTGCAGCAATTCGGGCTGGACAGCGCCATGCTCTCCCCTGCTCGCCTGCGCTGA
- a CDS encoding ABC transporter substrate-binding protein encodes MKKLPLITGLALSLLACASTFAAEKTLRIGIEAAYPPFASKTDKGEIVGFDYDIGNALCAQMKVKCVWVEGEFDGLIPSLKVKKIDMALSSMTINEDRKKSVDFSHKYYFTSSRLVMKEGASVDDQYASLKGKNVGVQRATTTDRFATEVFEPKGINVKRYSNNEEIYMDLAAGRLDAIFADTIPLNDFLSMPRGKGYAFVGPELKDPKYVGEGAGIAVRKGNGELVSQLNSAIDGIRASGEYQKISEKYFKTDIYGD; translated from the coding sequence ATGAAGAAACTCCCCCTCATCACCGGTCTGGCCCTCAGCCTGTTGGCCTGTGCCAGCACCTTCGCCGCCGAAAAAACCCTGCGCATCGGCATCGAAGCCGCTTACCCACCGTTTGCCTCGAAAACTGACAAGGGCGAAATTGTCGGTTTCGACTACGACATCGGCAATGCCCTGTGTGCGCAAATGAAGGTCAAGTGTGTATGGGTCGAGGGAGAGTTCGACGGGCTGATTCCCTCACTGAAAGTGAAGAAGATCGACATGGCCCTGTCGTCGATGACCATCAACGAAGATCGCAAGAAGTCGGTGGATTTCAGCCACAAGTATTACTTCACTTCCTCGCGTCTGGTGATGAAAGAGGGCGCCAGCGTCGACGATCAATACGCTAGCCTCAAAGGCAAGAATGTCGGCGTGCAGCGCGCCACTACGACTGATCGGTTTGCCACCGAGGTATTCGAACCGAAGGGCATCAACGTCAAGCGCTACAGCAACAACGAAGAGATCTACATGGATCTGGCGGCTGGGCGCCTCGATGCGATCTTTGCCGACACCATCCCGTTGAATGATTTTCTGTCGATGCCGCGCGGTAAGGGGTACGCGTTTGTCGGGCCGGAGCTGAAGGATCCGAAGTATGTCGGCGAAGGTGCGGGGATTGCGGTGCGCAAGGGCAACGGTGAACTGGTCAGCCAGTTGAACAGCGCCATCGACGGGATTCGTGCGAGTGGCGAATACCAGAAGATTTCCGAGAAGTATTTCAAGACTGATATCTACGGCGATTGA
- a CDS encoding helix-turn-helix transcriptional regulator: MTAPEFDPVLDNFRAIADAIATLFYPHAEVVLHDLRTQKVDYIANNLSKREIGDDSSLEDMLSEDVSDRNIGPYEKLNWDGQKIRSLSTVLRDSESRPLAVLCINLNISLFENAKAALDLFLSPSKLIPQPDSLFRDDWQERINTFLHAWLRERQLSLNVLTRDHKRELVLALHAEGAFKGKSASNYVANVLNMGRATVYKHLKELKG, translated from the coding sequence ATGACCGCCCCCGAATTCGATCCGGTGCTGGATAACTTCCGCGCCATTGCCGACGCCATCGCCACACTGTTCTATCCCCATGCCGAGGTGGTGCTGCACGACCTGCGTACGCAGAAGGTCGACTATATCGCCAACAACTTGTCCAAGCGCGAGATCGGCGACGACTCGTCACTGGAGGACATGCTCAGCGAGGATGTCAGCGACAGGAATATCGGCCCGTACGAAAAGCTCAATTGGGACGGTCAGAAAATTCGCAGCCTGAGCACAGTGCTGCGCGACAGCGAAAGTCGTCCGCTGGCAGTGCTGTGCATCAATCTGAACATTTCATTGTTCGAGAACGCCAAGGCAGCGCTGGACCTGTTCCTCTCGCCGAGCAAGCTGATCCCACAACCGGATTCTTTATTTCGCGATGACTGGCAGGAGCGCATCAACACCTTCCTGCATGCCTGGCTGCGCGAACGCCAGTTGAGCCTGAATGTCCTGACCCGCGATCACAAGCGTGAGCTGGTGCTGGCGCTGCACGCCGAGGGCGCGTTCAAGGGCAAGAGCGCTTCGAACTATGTGGCCAATGTGCTGAACATGGGGCGGGCGACGGTGTACAAGCATTTGAAGGAATTGAAAGGCTGA
- the moaE gene encoding molybdopterin synthase catalytic subunit MoaE: MAIRVQATPFDPGAEVNAMHAANVGVGAVVSFVGYVRDFNDGLDVAGMFLEHYPGMTEKALGKIAIEAEQRWPLLKLEVLHRIGALEPGEPIVFVGAASAHRQAAFDACAFVMDYLKTRAPFWKKENTSDGPRWVEGRDSDHAAADRWKK, encoded by the coding sequence ATGGCGATTCGCGTGCAGGCCACGCCGTTCGATCCGGGCGCTGAAGTCAACGCGATGCACGCGGCCAATGTCGGTGTAGGCGCGGTGGTGAGTTTTGTCGGTTACGTGCGCGACTTTAATGACGGACTCGATGTGGCGGGGATGTTTCTCGAGCATTATCCGGGCATGACCGAAAAAGCCCTCGGCAAGATCGCCATCGAAGCCGAACAGCGCTGGCCGCTGTTGAAACTGGAAGTGCTGCACCGCATCGGCGCGCTTGAGCCGGGCGAGCCTATCGTCTTCGTCGGCGCCGCCAGCGCCCACCGCCAGGCTGCATTCGACGCCTGCGCCTTCGTCATGGACTACCTGAAAACCCGTGCGCCGTTCTGGAAGAAAGAAAACACCAGCGATGGCCCGCGTTGGGTTGAAGGGCGGGACAGCGATCATGCAGCGGCGGATCGCTGGAAGAAGTAA
- a CDS encoding ornithine cyclodeaminase family protein — protein MSSTPHMIDQAQARELLTRIDVPQILRKLFRDLAAGNAVQPAQQLVEFPQGAGDFINYLGVLAEDGVYGVKTSPYIVREQGALVTAWTLLMSMRTGQPLLLCDAGELTTARTAATTAVAVDALAPVNARRLAIIGSGKVAQAHLHYVKSLRDWRSISMYSPSLSADAQTQALLKAITPNLKITDSRETALADADVIMLCTSSAGPVIDPVELSKPALITSISTNAPRAHEVPPASLNNMQVFCDYRLTTPGSAGEMLIAAEQHGWSQDSIVGDLADLLSEKVQRPGYDRHVFFRSIGLGLEDIALANAVYHLTH, from the coding sequence CACATGATCGACCAGGCCCAGGCCCGTGAACTGCTGACCCGGATCGATGTGCCGCAGATTCTGCGCAAGCTGTTCCGCGATCTCGCCGCAGGCAACGCGGTGCAGCCGGCGCAGCAACTGGTGGAGTTTCCGCAAGGCGCTGGCGATTTCATCAACTACCTGGGCGTGTTGGCAGAAGACGGCGTGTACGGCGTAAAGACCTCGCCCTACATTGTGCGCGAGCAAGGCGCACTGGTGACGGCATGGACACTGCTGATGTCGATGAGAACCGGCCAGCCGCTGCTACTGTGCGATGCCGGCGAACTGACCACCGCGCGGACTGCTGCGACCACCGCTGTGGCCGTCGATGCCCTTGCACCTGTGAACGCCCGACGGCTGGCGATCATCGGCAGCGGCAAGGTTGCCCAGGCGCACCTGCATTACGTGAAGTCGCTGCGTGACTGGCGGAGCATCAGTATGTATTCGCCGAGCCTGTCCGCCGACGCGCAAACCCAGGCCTTGTTGAAAGCCATCACCCCCAACCTGAAGATCACTGACAGCCGTGAAACCGCCCTCGCCGATGCAGACGTCATCATGCTGTGCACCTCGTCCGCCGGCCCGGTGATCGACCCGGTCGAGTTGAGCAAACCGGCACTCATCACCTCGATCAGCACCAACGCCCCCCGCGCCCACGAGGTACCGCCGGCCAGCCTCAATAACATGCAGGTGTTCTGCGACTATCGTCTGACCACGCCGGGGTCGGCGGGTGAAATGCTGATCGCCGCTGAGCAGCATGGCTGGAGCCAGGATTCGATTGTTGGCGATCTCGCCGACTTGCTCAGCGAAAAAGTCCAGCGCCCGGGTTACGACCGTCACGTGTTTTTCCGCTCAATCGGCTTGGGCCTTGAAGACATTGCCTTGGCCAACGCGGTTTACCACCTAACCCACTAA
- the moaC gene encoding cyclic pyranopterin monophosphate synthase MoaC: MLTHLDSQGRANMVDVTEKAVTFREATAQALVRMLPETLQMIVSGGHPKGDVFAVARIAGIQAAKKTSDLIPLCHPLMLTGVKVELSAEGEDSVRIVARCKLSGQTGVEMEALTAASVAALTIYDMCKAVDRGMTIESVRLLEKVGGKSGHFQAEQP; this comes from the coding sequence GTGCTGACTCATCTCGATTCCCAAGGTCGCGCCAACATGGTCGACGTCACTGAAAAAGCCGTGACGTTCCGTGAAGCGACGGCTCAAGCGCTGGTGCGCATGCTCCCCGAAACTTTGCAGATGATCGTCAGCGGCGGCCATCCCAAGGGCGACGTGTTTGCCGTGGCGCGCATTGCCGGCATTCAGGCGGCGAAGAAAACCAGCGATCTGATTCCGCTGTGCCACCCGCTGATGCTCACCGGCGTCAAAGTCGAGCTCAGCGCTGAAGGTGAAGATAGCGTGCGCATCGTCGCCCGCTGCAAGTTGTCCGGGCAGACCGGCGTCGAGATGGAAGCGCTGACCGCCGCCAGCGTCGCCGCCCTGACCATTTACGACATGTGCAAAGCCGTCGACCGTGGCATGACCATCGAGAGCGTGCGTTTGCTGGAAAAAGTCGGCGGTAAGAGCGGCCACTTCCAGGCGGAGCAGCCATGA
- a CDS encoding polysaccharide deacetylase family protein produces the protein MRIVLLFSAWLLSLAAAAAPGDPATLDRTTWPEQLSSPTLFDVASRAEILMFARGLLGTESIDEAALAQRLGLRTVNIDAINSLRQRLWQRLLSNYNYAQQSCDQDASFCFLVEDLPSLREQAAKFAVSDDSYYTKWAEPSRIFHLQYLDELMRKAALSPQTSNEFDRFGDYERNGDDMHDRLFLLTFDSAANVQPDNTDWLTEYLRKSNLSATFFVLGKDVQARLADRSVSSLQAGFSKQCVGVQGWEFRSHSHWQDWQDSVRRSADLVKNKLPENYVPLFRPPEGQRRSDAQGFFNTQGLQVALWDIDAQDAAGKLKGAPSAQRVLTLMLLWRHGVINFNMKQDAVKTSLPWLITQTAQSGIGWEDCQDAFR, from the coding sequence TTGCGCATTGTTCTTTTATTCTCCGCGTGGCTGCTCAGCTTGGCCGCCGCGGCGGCGCCTGGTGATCCGGCGACGCTGGATCGCACGACCTGGCCGGAGCAGCTCAGCAGTCCGACATTGTTCGACGTGGCCTCGCGGGCGGAAATTCTCATGTTCGCCAGAGGCCTGCTCGGCACCGAATCCATCGACGAGGCGGCACTGGCCCAGCGCCTGGGCCTGCGCACGGTCAATATCGATGCGATCAACAGCCTGCGCCAGCGTCTCTGGCAGCGTTTGTTGAGCAACTACAACTACGCCCAGCAAAGCTGCGATCAGGATGCCTCGTTCTGCTTCCTCGTCGAAGATCTGCCGAGTCTGCGTGAGCAGGCTGCCAAGTTTGCGGTCAGCGATGACAGCTATTACACCAAGTGGGCCGAGCCGAGCCGCATTTTCCATTTGCAGTATCTGGACGAACTGATGCGCAAGGCCGCGCTGTCGCCGCAGACCAGTAACGAATTCGATCGTTTCGGTGACTACGAGCGCAACGGCGACGACATGCATGACCGCCTGTTTCTGCTGACCTTCGACAGCGCCGCCAATGTGCAGCCGGACAATACCGACTGGCTCACCGAGTACCTGCGCAAGTCCAATCTGAGCGCGACGTTCTTCGTGTTGGGCAAGGATGTTCAGGCGCGACTGGCCGATCGCTCTGTCAGCAGCCTGCAGGCGGGCTTCTCGAAACAATGCGTCGGCGTCCAGGGTTGGGAGTTTCGCTCCCACAGTCATTGGCAGGACTGGCAGGATTCGGTGCGCCGCAGCGCTGATCTGGTGAAGAACAAGTTGCCGGAAAACTACGTGCCTCTGTTCCGTCCGCCGGAAGGGCAGCGCCGCAGTGACGCTCAGGGTTTCTTCAATACCCAGGGCCTGCAAGTGGCACTGTGGGACATCGATGCTCAGGACGCTGCCGGCAAACTGAAGGGCGCGCCGAGTGCGCAACGGGTGTTGACCCTGATGCTGCTATGGCGCCACGGCGTGATCAATTTCAATATGAAACAGGACGCAGTGAAGACCTCGTTGCCGTGGTTGATCACGCAAACGGCGCAGAGCGGCATCGGCTGGGAAGACTGCCAGGACGCGTTTCGCTGA
- a CDS encoding nucleotide sugar dehydrogenase: MRISIFGLGYVGAVCAGCLSARGHDVVGVDVAKDKIDMINAGKSPIVEPGLGELLQQGIQTGRLRGTTNFAEAIRDTDLSMICVGTPSKKNGDLELNYIEAVCREIGFVLREKTTRHTIVVRSTVLPGTVANVVIPILEDCSGKKAGVDFGVAVNPEFLRESTAIADYDQPPMTVIGEFDTASGDVLQSLYEELDAPIIRKDIAVAEMIKYTCNVWHATKVTFANEIGNIAKAVGVDGREVMEVVCQDKTLNLSQYYMRPGFAFGGSCLPKDVRALTYRAGSLDVEAPLLNSLMRSNESQVQNAFDIVESHEKRKVALLGLSFKAGTDDLRESPLVELAEMLIGKGYDLSIYDSNVEYARVHGANKDYIESKIPHVSSLLNSDFDSVIDNSDVIILGNRDEKFRSLAQQAPHGKQVIDLVGFMAKATDAGTRTEGICW; encoded by the coding sequence ATGCGCATCAGCATATTTGGTTTGGGTTACGTTGGCGCAGTATGTGCCGGTTGCCTGTCTGCACGGGGCCATGACGTAGTTGGCGTCGATGTTGCCAAAGACAAGATCGACATGATTAACGCCGGCAAATCGCCGATTGTAGAACCAGGCCTGGGCGAACTGCTGCAACAGGGTATCCAGACCGGTCGTCTGCGCGGCACGACCAACTTCGCCGAGGCGATTCGTGATACCGACCTGTCGATGATCTGCGTCGGCACGCCGAGCAAAAAGAACGGCGACCTGGAACTGAACTACATCGAGGCCGTGTGCCGCGAGATCGGTTTTGTCCTGCGTGAAAAAACCACCCGCCACACCATCGTCGTACGCAGCACCGTGCTGCCAGGCACCGTGGCCAACGTGGTGATCCCGATTCTGGAAGACTGCTCGGGCAAAAAGGCTGGCGTCGACTTCGGCGTTGCGGTCAACCCGGAATTCCTGCGTGAATCCACCGCCATTGCTGACTACGACCAGCCACCGATGACCGTTATCGGCGAGTTCGACACCGCGTCGGGCGACGTTCTGCAATCGCTGTACGAAGAACTCGACGCACCGATCATCCGCAAGGACATCGCCGTTGCCGAAATGATCAAGTACACCTGCAACGTCTGGCATGCGACCAAAGTGACCTTCGCCAACGAGATCGGCAACATCGCCAAAGCGGTCGGCGTCGATGGTCGTGAAGTGATGGAAGTGGTCTGCCAGGACAAGACGCTGAACCTGTCCCAGTACTACATGCGCCCAGGCTTCGCCTTCGGCGGTTCGTGCCTGCCCAAAGACGTGCGTGCGCTGACCTACCGCGCCGGTTCCCTGGACGTCGAAGCGCCGCTGCTCAACTCGCTGATGCGCAGTAACGAATCGCAAGTGCAGAACGCTTTCGACATCGTTGAAAGCCACGAAAAACGCAAAGTCGCCCTGCTTGGCTTGAGCTTCAAGGCCGGCACTGACGACCTGCGCGAAAGCCCGCTGGTTGAACTCGCCGAAATGCTGATCGGCAAGGGTTACGACCTGAGCATCTACGACAGCAACGTCGAGTACGCCCGTGTTCACGGTGCGAACAAAGACTACATCGAGTCGAAGATCCCGCACGTATCGTCCCTGCTCAACTCGGACTTCGATTCGGTGATCGACAACTCCGACGTGATCATCCTCGGCAACCGCGACGAGAAATTCCGTTCGCTGGCTCAACAGGCGCCGCACGGCAAACAGGTCATCGACCTGGTCGGCTTCATGGCCAAGGCCACCGACGCCGGCACCCGTACCGAAGGGATCTGCTGGTAA
- a CDS encoding PhoH family protein, with translation MDDHGRSPSSNQPILYVLDTNVLIHDPNALLNFEEHHVAIPMTVLEELDKLKSGHHSVAAECRQAIRLIDKTLGDASPEDVELGVPIQRGKGGPKGLLSILMSKQAESNLILPEHLNDNKIINQLIDLHTRDPQKPVVLVTKDINMRLKARACGIASEDYSTDQLVDDVSLLPNGYHNMTGSFWDRVSKVETRQDHGRTWHQVQLIDNLPAVHINEFIIDEQGFVGWIKEIEEDKLLILDLHQEPLLHQEAWGLKPRDIYQSLALYALLDPDIHLVNLSGAAGSGKTILALAAAIEQTMVSKRYRRIIATRSVQGLDQEIGFLPGTEAEKMEPWLGAITDNLEALHMDDENTHGSVDYILSKVPLQFKSLNYIRGRSFQQSLILIDECQNLTPHQMKTIITRAGAGSKVVCLGNLAQIDTPYLSATSSGLTYLTERFKDFPNGVHITLQGVPRSILAEYAESHL, from the coding sequence ATGGATGATCACGGACGTAGCCCTTCCTCCAACCAGCCAATCCTGTATGTACTCGATACCAACGTATTGATTCACGATCCTAATGCCCTGCTGAATTTCGAAGAACACCACGTCGCTATCCCGATGACCGTGCTTGAAGAGCTGGACAAGCTCAAGAGCGGGCATCACAGCGTGGCCGCCGAATGTCGTCAGGCCATCCGGTTGATCGACAAGACCCTGGGCGATGCATCCCCCGAAGACGTCGAACTGGGTGTGCCGATCCAGCGCGGCAAAGGCGGACCGAAGGGCTTGCTGTCAATTCTGATGAGCAAGCAGGCTGAATCGAACCTGATTTTGCCCGAGCACCTCAATGACAACAAAATCATCAACCAATTGATCGACCTGCACACCCGCGATCCGCAGAAACCGGTGGTGCTGGTCACCAAAGACATCAACATGCGCCTCAAGGCGCGCGCCTGCGGTATTGCATCCGAAGACTACAGCACCGACCAACTGGTCGACGACGTTTCCCTGTTGCCCAACGGCTACCACAACATGACCGGCTCGTTCTGGGACCGCGTGAGCAAGGTTGAAACCCGGCAAGACCATGGCCGCACCTGGCATCAAGTGCAGTTGATCGACAATTTGCCCGCGGTGCACATCAACGAATTCATCATTGATGAACAGGGTTTCGTCGGCTGGATCAAGGAGATTGAAGAGGACAAGCTGCTGATCCTCGACCTGCATCAGGAACCGCTGCTGCATCAGGAGGCCTGGGGGCTCAAGCCACGCGACATCTATCAAAGCCTGGCGCTGTACGCGTTGCTTGATCCGGACATTCATCTGGTCAATCTGTCTGGCGCCGCCGGTTCCGGCAAAACCATTCTGGCGCTGGCTGCGGCGATCGAGCAGACCATGGTCAGCAAGCGTTATCGCCGCATCATCGCCACCCGCAGCGTGCAGGGCCTGGATCAGGAAATCGGCTTCCTGCCCGGCACCGAAGCGGAAAAAATGGAGCCTTGGCTGGGCGCCATCACCGACAACCTCGAAGCCTTGCACATGGATGACGAAAACACCCATGGCAGCGTCGACTATATCCTCAGCAAAGTGCCGTTGCAGTTCAAATCGCTCAACTACATTCGCGGTCGCAGCTTCCAGCAGAGCTTGATCCTGATCGACGAATGCCAGAACCTCACGCCGCACCAGATGAAGACCATCATCACTCGCGCTGGCGCCGGTTCCAAAGTGGTGTGCCTGGGTAACCTGGCACAGATCGACACCCCTTACCTGTCCGCGACCAGCTCCGGGCTGACCTACCTGACCGAACGCTTCAAGGATTTCCCCAACGGTGTGCACATCACCCTGCAAGGGGTGCCTCGCTCGATCCTGGCCGAATACGCCGAATCTCACCTCTAA